In one window of Clupea harengus chromosome 4, Ch_v2.0.2, whole genome shotgun sequence DNA:
- the LOC105894339 gene encoding protein phosphatase 1 regulatory subunit 12B-like isoform X2, producing MSSLYHRNKDLSRTRKSLSDSPPSSPTATTQTFRHERASRSDSSGGDGASDRLLSRTTSYTRRENRLASLNKTEEDSGNKDYRKLYEDALSENDKLKSRLADSKQELVKIRNQLQKVTQKQDRISERSGVYESEKREKLALEKKVSDMEEELKVLNELKSDNQRLKDENGALIRVISKLSK from the exons ATGTCATCTCTTTATCATCGCAACAAGGACCTCTCGCGCACCAGAAAGTCGCTGTCGgactctcccccctcctcccccactgCCACCACACAGACCTTCAGA CATGAAAGGGCGTCAAG GTCAGACTCCAGTGGTGGCGATGGAGCCTCAGACAGGCTGCTCAGCCGGACCACCTCCTACACACGCCGGGAAAACCGCCTCGCGTCTCTAAACAAGACAGAGGAAGACTCTGGAAACAAAGACTACAGAAAG TTATATGAGGATGCCTTGTCAGAGAATGACAAGTTGAAATCCAGGCTTGCAGATAGCAAACAAGAGCTGGTTAAAATTCGAAATCAGTTGCAGAAAGTCACACAG AAACAGGACAGGATTTCAGAAAGGTCTGGTGTGTATGAATCTGAAAAACGA GAAAAACTAGCCCTGGAGAAAAAGGTATCAGACatggaggaggagctgaag GTTTTGAACGAGTTAAAATCAGACAATCAGCGCCTGAAGGATGAAAACGGAGCCTTGATCCGTGTCATCAGCAAGCTTTCGAAATAA
- the LOC105894339 gene encoding protein phosphatase 1 regulatory subunit 12B-like isoform X1, with translation MSSLYHRNKDLSRTRKSLSDSPPSSPTATTQTFRHERASRSDSSGGDGASDRLLSRTTSYTRRENRLASLNKTEEDSGNKDYRKLYEDALSENDKLKSRLADSKQELVKIRNQLQKVTQKQDRISERSGVYESEKREKLALEKKVSDMEEELKAVPALVQVQAVRRSNERLLAENRAMLRVLARLSEMAALPESEDL, from the exons ATGTCATCTCTTTATCATCGCAACAAGGACCTCTCGCGCACCAGAAAGTCGCTGTCGgactctcccccctcctcccccactgCCACCACACAGACCTTCAGA CATGAAAGGGCGTCAAG GTCAGACTCCAGTGGTGGCGATGGAGCCTCAGACAGGCTGCTCAGCCGGACCACCTCCTACACACGCCGGGAAAACCGCCTCGCGTCTCTAAACAAGACAGAGGAAGACTCTGGAAACAAAGACTACAGAAAG TTATATGAGGATGCCTTGTCAGAGAATGACAAGTTGAAATCCAGGCTTGCAGATAGCAAACAAGAGCTGGTTAAAATTCGAAATCAGTTGCAGAAAGTCACACAG AAACAGGACAGGATTTCAGAAAGGTCTGGTGTGTATGAATCTGAAAAACGA GAAAAACTAGCCCTGGAGAAAAAGGTATCAGACatggaggaggagctgaag gcgGTCCCTGCCCTGGTTCAGGTCCAGGCTGTGCGGCGGAGTAACGAGCGGCTCCTGGCTGAGAACAGGGCCATGCTGCGCGTCCTCGCCCGCCTCTCTGAGATGGCTGCCCTGCCTGAGAGCGAGGACCTTTAG
- the LOC105894339 gene encoding protein phosphatase 1 regulatory subunit 12B-like isoform X5: MSSLYHRNKDLSRTRKSLSDSPPSSPTATTQTFRHERASRSDSSGGDGASDRLLSRTTSYTRRENRLASLNKTEEDSGNKDYRKKQDRISERSGVYESEKREKLALEKKVSDMEEELKAVPALVQVQAVRRSNERLLAENRAMLRVLARLSEMAALPESEDL; encoded by the exons ATGTCATCTCTTTATCATCGCAACAAGGACCTCTCGCGCACCAGAAAGTCGCTGTCGgactctcccccctcctcccccactgCCACCACACAGACCTTCAGA CATGAAAGGGCGTCAAG GTCAGACTCCAGTGGTGGCGATGGAGCCTCAGACAGGCTGCTCAGCCGGACCACCTCCTACACACGCCGGGAAAACCGCCTCGCGTCTCTAAACAAGACAGAGGAAGACTCTGGAAACAAAGACTACAGAAAG AAACAGGACAGGATTTCAGAAAGGTCTGGTGTGTATGAATCTGAAAAACGA GAAAAACTAGCCCTGGAGAAAAAGGTATCAGACatggaggaggagctgaag gcgGTCCCTGCCCTGGTTCAGGTCCAGGCTGTGCGGCGGAGTAACGAGCGGCTCCTGGCTGAGAACAGGGCCATGCTGCGCGTCCTCGCCCGCCTCTCTGAGATGGCTGCCCTGCCTGAGAGCGAGGACCTTTAG
- the LOC105894339 gene encoding protein phosphatase 1 regulatory subunit 12B-like isoform X3, whose translation MSSLYHRNKDLSRTRKSLSDSPPSSPTATTQTFRHERASRSDSSGGDGASDRLLSRTTSYTRRENRLASLNKTEEDSGNKDYRKLYEDALSENDKLKSRLADSKQELVKIRNQLQKVTQKQDRISERSGVYESEKREKLALEKKVSDMEEELKQPAPMRFRCGYQP comes from the exons ATGTCATCTCTTTATCATCGCAACAAGGACCTCTCGCGCACCAGAAAGTCGCTGTCGgactctcccccctcctcccccactgCCACCACACAGACCTTCAGA CATGAAAGGGCGTCAAG GTCAGACTCCAGTGGTGGCGATGGAGCCTCAGACAGGCTGCTCAGCCGGACCACCTCCTACACACGCCGGGAAAACCGCCTCGCGTCTCTAAACAAGACAGAGGAAGACTCTGGAAACAAAGACTACAGAAAG TTATATGAGGATGCCTTGTCAGAGAATGACAAGTTGAAATCCAGGCTTGCAGATAGCAAACAAGAGCTGGTTAAAATTCGAAATCAGTTGCAGAAAGTCACACAG AAACAGGACAGGATTTCAGAAAGGTCTGGTGTGTATGAATCTGAAAAACGA GAAAAACTAGCCCTGGAGAAAAAGGTATCAGACatggaggaggagctgaag CAGCCAGCTCCAATGAGATTTCGCTGTGGTTACCAGCCTTGA
- the LOC105894339 gene encoding protein phosphatase 1 regulatory subunit 12B-like isoform X4 — MSSLYHRNKDLSRTRKSLSDSPPSSPTATTQTFRHERASRSDSSGGDGASDRLLSRTTSYTRRENRLASLNKTEEDSGNKDYRKLYEDALSENDKLKSRLADSKQELVKIRNQLQKVTQKQDRISERSGVYESEKREKLALEKKVSDMEEELKPAPMRFRCGYQP; from the exons ATGTCATCTCTTTATCATCGCAACAAGGACCTCTCGCGCACCAGAAAGTCGCTGTCGgactctcccccctcctcccccactgCCACCACACAGACCTTCAGA CATGAAAGGGCGTCAAG GTCAGACTCCAGTGGTGGCGATGGAGCCTCAGACAGGCTGCTCAGCCGGACCACCTCCTACACACGCCGGGAAAACCGCCTCGCGTCTCTAAACAAGACAGAGGAAGACTCTGGAAACAAAGACTACAGAAAG TTATATGAGGATGCCTTGTCAGAGAATGACAAGTTGAAATCCAGGCTTGCAGATAGCAAACAAGAGCTGGTTAAAATTCGAAATCAGTTGCAGAAAGTCACACAG AAACAGGACAGGATTTCAGAAAGGTCTGGTGTGTATGAATCTGAAAAACGA GAAAAACTAGCCCTGGAGAAAAAGGTATCAGACatggaggaggagctgaag CCAGCTCCAATGAGATTTCGCTGTGGTTACCAGCCTTGA